One Candidatus Woesearchaeota archaeon genomic window carries:
- a CDS encoding DUF106 domain-containing protein, with the protein MVLQTIIQGFMELPHFWIIFILSFIATIITTVIYKYATDQKRIKEIKLKLKELRKKTKDHQKDTKKVMELQKEMMSLNMEMMKQSFKSMLYTFIPLIILFTWMSANIAYAPINPGQEFTVTTQISNSYIHDLKDINLTIIPSGEVTRNEAHVPRKENKREIQWKITAEEEGTHTIIIESPTFKETKEVLITNTKKYVNPIKDIKNSQLLKITVGNEPVKPLKPIGLGLNWLWTYILLSVVLSTGIRKLLKVA; encoded by the coding sequence ATGGTTTTACAAACAATAATTCAAGGATTCATGGAACTACCTCATTTCTGGATAATATTTATACTATCTTTCATAGCAACAATAATAACAACAGTAATATACAAATACGCAACAGACCAAAAAAGAATAAAAGAAATAAAATTAAAACTAAAAGAACTAAGAAAAAAAACTAAGGATCATCAAAAAGACACAAAAAAAGTAATGGAATTACAAAAAGAAATGATGAGCCTAAACATGGAAATGATGAAGCAATCATTCAAATCAATGCTTTATACATTCATACCATTAATAATACTATTCACGTGGATGTCAGCTAATATTGCATACGCTCCAATAAATCCAGGACAAGAATTTACAGTAACAACGCAAATATCAAATTCTTACATACACGACTTAAAAGATATAAATCTAACAATAATACCAAGCGGAGAAGTAACAAGAAACGAAGCACACGTTCCAAGAAAAGAAAACAAACGCGAAATACAATGGAAAATAACAGCGGAAGAAGAAGGAACACACACAATAATAATAGAAAGTCCAACGTTCAAAGAAACCAAAGAAGTACTTATTACCAACACTAAAAAATACGTAAATCCTATAAAAGACATAAAAAACAGCCAACTACTAAAAATAACAGTAGGAAACGAACCAGTAAAACCATTAAAACCAATAGGGCTAGGATTAAACTGGTTATGGACATATATATTATTATCAGTAGTCTTAAGCACAGGAATAAGGAAACTACTAAAAGTAGCCTAA
- a CDS encoding TraB/GumN family protein, with protein MNPNIKLVGTSHISPESKKKINSAFNEHKPDIICVELDKQRLQGLIDKNRKRPGIKAIKQLGFTGYLFAIIGGYTQKKLGNITGMAPGEEMLLGVTLAQRNKLRLELIDQEITKTLKKISKTPIKEKLKIILDIIKAPFQKKQRMKIDISKIPEEEFVKKLTKQVKERYPYIYKVIIDERNKIMAKKIFLLQRQNPTQRILAIIGEGHIEGIIEQLKKLEQDNITYIKQN; from the coding sequence ATGAATCCAAATATAAAACTAGTAGGAACAAGTCATATCTCTCCAGAATCAAAGAAAAAAATAAATAGTGCATTTAACGAACACAAACCAGACATAATATGTGTGGAATTAGATAAACAAAGACTACAAGGATTAATAGATAAAAACAGAAAAAGACCAGGAATAAAAGCAATAAAACAATTAGGATTCACAGGATACTTATTTGCAATAATCGGAGGATACACACAAAAAAAATTAGGAAACATCACAGGCATGGCTCCAGGAGAAGAAATGCTACTGGGAGTAACACTAGCACAAAGAAACAAACTAAGACTAGAACTAATAGATCAAGAAATAACTAAGACACTAAAAAAAATAAGCAAAACACCAATCAAAGAAAAACTAAAAATAATTCTAGACATAATAAAAGCACCATTTCAAAAAAAACAAAGAATGAAAATAGACATATCAAAAATACCAGAAGAAGAATTCGTAAAAAAACTAACAAAACAAGTCAAAGAAAGATATCCTTATATTTACAAAGTAATAATCGATGAAAGAAACAAAATAATGGCAAAAAAAATATTCTTACTACAAAGACAAAACCCAACACAAAGAATACTAGCAATAATAGGAGAAGGACACATAGAAGGAATCATAGAACAACTAAAAAAATTAGAACAAGACAACATAACATACATTAAACAAAACTAA